The following coding sequences lie in one bacterium CG_4_10_14_0_2_um_filter_33_32 genomic window:
- a CDS encoding alanine--tRNA ligase gives MKAQELREKFIDFMTERGHKYIPSYPLVPQDDPSVLFTTAGMHPLVPYLMGEKHPLGKRLVDIQKCIRTDDIDEVGDIQHLTFFEMLGYWSLGDYFKKESIHFTFDFYTKVLGFSKNDISVTVFKGGKDAPSDRESFNTWKDEIGIPEERIYEYDKKENWWGPVSDTGPCGPCTEMFIDTGINDCGPNCGPACNCDKFVEIGNNVFMEYFKNAEGKFEKLEQKNVDVGLGLERLVMFTQNKKTVFETDLFESAVAKIQELANTKSSDSENSVRIVADHLRSATFALAEKILPSNIDRGYVVRRLIRRAIRHGKLLGIDDIFTSEVSKVIIRKMGSVYPELKDNEKFIYEELKKEEEKFNKTLEEGLKKIQRRIIGGFGAAPFGGQVSKEANTISGKDAFDLFQTYGFPIEMTEELAKEKDLKVDRKGFEQEYRKHQELSRKGAEQKFKGGLGDQSEMAVKYHTATHLLHEALRKILGPHVYQRGSNITAERLRFDFSHPDKMTHIQLKAVEEMVNDKIKSNLKIYETITTVDDAKGNGAIGIFDAKYGEKVKVYSIGGDLKSSDAFSKEICGGPHVKNTSGLGKFKIIKEEASSAGVRRIKAILE, from the coding sequence ATGAAAGCTCAGGAATTAAGAGAAAAATTTATAGATTTTATGACCGAGAGAGGACATAAGTATATTCCTTCCTATCCTTTGGTTCCTCAAGATGATCCGTCGGTTTTATTTACAACTGCAGGTATGCATCCGCTTGTCCCATATTTAATGGGAGAAAAACATCCTTTAGGAAAAAGACTAGTAGATATTCAAAAGTGCATACGTACTGACGATATAGATGAAGTTGGCGACATTCAGCACTTAACTTTTTTTGAAATGCTTGGTTATTGGTCGTTAGGTGACTATTTTAAGAAGGAATCCATACATTTTACTTTTGATTTTTATACCAAGGTTTTAGGTTTTAGCAAAAATGATATTTCAGTTACGGTTTTTAAGGGAGGTAAAGATGCGCCATCCGATAGAGAGTCTTTTAATACTTGGAAAGATGAAATAGGCATACCCGAAGAACGAATTTACGAGTACGACAAGAAAGAAAATTGGTGGGGTCCCGTATCCGACACTGGTCCTTGTGGACCATGTACAGAAATGTTTATAGACACAGGTATTAATGATTGTGGTCCTAATTGTGGCCCAGCTTGTAACTGTGATAAGTTTGTGGAAATTGGTAATAATGTTTTTATGGAATATTTTAAAAATGCGGAAGGGAAGTTCGAAAAACTTGAACAAAAGAATGTTGATGTTGGTTTAGGTTTAGAAAGATTGGTTATGTTTACTCAGAATAAAAAAACGGTTTTTGAAACCGATCTTTTTGAATCTGCAGTTGCAAAAATTCAGGAGCTCGCTAATACTAAAAGTTCTGATTCAGAAAATTCCGTTAGGATAGTAGCTGATCATTTAAGATCGGCCACTTTTGCTTTAGCAGAAAAGATTTTACCGTCTAATATTGATAGGGGCTATGTGGTAAGAAGACTTATAAGAAGAGCGATTCGTCACGGTAAGTTGCTTGGAATTGATGATATTTTTACCTCAGAGGTTTCCAAGGTAATCATTAGAAAAATGGGGTCTGTTTACCCTGAACTTAAAGATAACGAGAAGTTTATTTACGAAGAATTAAAGAAAGAAGAAGAAAAGTTTAATAAGACTCTTGAAGAGGGACTAAAAAAAATTCAACGCAGAATTATTGGTGGTTTTGGTGCGGCTCCTTTTGGTGGCCAAGTATCAAAAGAAGCCAATACTATTTCTGGCAAAGATGCTTTTGATTTATTCCAAACATACGGTTTTCCAATCGAAATGACGGAGGAATTAGCTAAAGAGAAAGATCTTAAGGTAGATCGAAAAGGTTTTGAGCAGGAATATAGAAAGCACCAAGAACTTTCCCGCAAAGGGGCTGAGCAGAAATTTAAAGGTGGTCTTGGTGATCAGTCTGAAATGGCGGTTAAATATCACACGGCAACGCATTTACTTCATGAAGCTCTAAGAAAAATTTTAGGCCCGCATGTTTATCAGCGAGGTTCAAATATTACTGCAGAACGTTTAAGGTTTGATTTTTCTCACCCAGATAAAATGACCCATATTCAACTTAAAGCCGTTGAGGAAATGGTTAATGATAAGATTAAATCTAATCTTAAAATTTACGAAACTATAACTACAGTTGATGATGCGAAAGGTAATGGCGCAATTGGAATATTTGATGCCAAATACGGCGAAAAAGTGAAAGTATATTCGATCGGTGGCGATTTAAAATCATCAGATGCATTTTCTAAAGAAATTTGTGGCGGACCCCATGTTAAAAATACCTCGGGACTAGGAAAGTTTAAAATCATTAAAGAGGAAGCTTCTTCAGCAGGGGTTAGACGCATAAAAGCAATTTTAGAATAA